The DNA region CGTCGTTGCATGATGCTCGATTCGTCAACGTGCGGCGTCGTTGCCACACGGAACAGACCGTAGACCCGTCGGAGCGCCCGGACAGTCGGACGAAAAGGGGACCAGTGGCGACCCAGGGTCGCAGCAGACCGACACGGCGCGCGACGCTGAACGCGCGTCCACGCGCGACGACGACAGTGGAACGCATGAGCCAGTACGACAAGCGCGACCCGAACACCCTCTACCCGGCCCCGCCGTACCCGAAGCAGGAGCAGTCCCTGCCGGGTGCCGCGTGGAAGATGGACCCGAAGCCCGACCACGGCGAGGAGAGCTACGTCGGCCGGGAGCGCCTCACCGGCTACCGCGGCATCATCACCGGCGCCGACTCCGGTATCGGTCGCGCCGCCGCCATCGCCCTCTCGCGTGAGGGTGCCGACCTGGTGCTGTCCTACCTGCCGGACGAGCAGGCGGACGCCGAAGAGGTCCGCGACCTGCTCGAGTCCGAGGGGCGTCGCGCCGTGCTGTTCCCGGGGGACATCTCCGACGAGCAGTACTGCACGGACCTGGTGCAGAAGGGCGTCGACGAGTTCGGCGGTCTCGACACCCTGGTCATGGTCGCCGGCCGCATGGACAGCAACGAGGACATCCTGACGCTCGACACGTCGATGTTCGACTCGACGTTCAAGACCAACATCTACTCGCTGTTCTGGCTGACCAAGGCAGCGGTGCCGCACCTCGAGCCGGGCTCCACCATCGTGACGACCGGTTCGATCCAGGCATCGACGCCCTCGGCCGACAAGATCGACTACGCCGTGTCGAAGGGTGCGATCAAGCTCTTCACCGAGGCCGTCGCCCAGCAGCTCGCGCCGAAGGGCATCCGCGTCAACTCGGTCGCTCCCGGACCAGTGTGGACGCCGCTGCAGCCGGGCTCCGACGACGCCGAGACGGTGTCGCACTTCGGCGAGACCTCGCCGTTCGGCCGCCCCGGACAGCCGGCCGAGCTCGGTGCGGCGTACGTGCACCTCGTGAGCCCGGAGTCGAGCTACCAGTCCGGTTCCACGATCACGATCGCCGGCGGAACGCCCGCGTTCTGACCGGCGTCGCGACAGACGAGGAGACCACGTGTCAGGAGTGACGCACACCGTGTTGGTCGAGTGGGACGGAGCGGACCGGTCATCCGAGGCCGACGTCCTGTCCCGCGAGCACCTGCCGCGGATCGACGGTGTCGAGTCCGTGCAGTCGGGGACGAGCGTGAGCACCGAGGGGCTCGAGGGCGGGTTCCAGTGGATGCTCGTGGTCCGGTTCCGCGATCGGGCAGCGCTCGCCGGGTACCTTCCGCACCCGGAGCACCGTCCGGTGGCCGAGTTCATCGGCGGTGCGAGTGCCCGGGTCGTGGTGTTCGACGTCGAGGACGCGGCGTAGCGGGCAGCACCTAGGACCGGATCGGCTCCGCGGCGAGGACGCCGAGGAGGGCGAGCGCGTCGGCGTCGGCGGAACCGGGCGGCGCCGTGTAGAGCACGAGGTGCTGGTCCCGATCCGTCAAGGCGAGACTGTCGCAGTCGACCGTCACCGAACCCACCGCCGGGTGCTGGAAGGTCTTGGTGAGCACCGGTGTCGTCTGCACGTCGTGCTGCTCCCAGAGTCGC from Curtobacterium sp. MCJR17_020 includes:
- a CDS encoding SDR family oxidoreductase, whose product is MSQYDKRDPNTLYPAPPYPKQEQSLPGAAWKMDPKPDHGEESYVGRERLTGYRGIITGADSGIGRAAAIALSREGADLVLSYLPDEQADAEEVRDLLESEGRRAVLFPGDISDEQYCTDLVQKGVDEFGGLDTLVMVAGRMDSNEDILTLDTSMFDSTFKTNIYSLFWLTKAAVPHLEPGSTIVTTGSIQASTPSADKIDYAVSKGAIKLFTEAVAQQLAPKGIRVNSVAPGPVWTPLQPGSDDAETVSHFGETSPFGRPGQPAELGAAYVHLVSPESSYQSGSTITIAGGTPAF
- a CDS encoding Dabb family protein; protein product: MSGVTHTVLVEWDGADRSSEADVLSREHLPRIDGVESVQSGTSVSTEGLEGGFQWMLVVRFRDRAALAGYLPHPEHRPVAEFIGGASARVVVFDVEDAA